The genomic stretch GAAAGTGGAACAGCTTGTGATTTCCGATCCAATCCTACCTGCCAGAATATTTTGGCTATTTCCGCTGATGTTTTTTGCCAATCCAGCCACATCTTGAGTTGTTGATAAACAAAATGTGAATATTTAGTCAAACTTTCTTGATCTAACTGCTGGTAGGAACCTGTATTCTCATTCTCCTTTAGCAATTGGATCCAACTATCAGACAAGCTGTCGGCCTGTGTCTCCAACATGGAGATTAATTTTTCGATGATCACTACACCTATTCCTTCTCTATTAATCGGGACTGAAAGATATCATTTAAGCGAACTAATCCCAATTAAACCTCAGCAAGGTTCTGTTCTATCAAAAATAAAAGCCTCAACCAAATTGAGACTTTTATTGAATATNNNNNNNNNNNNNNNNNNNNNNNNNNNNNNNNNNNNNNNNNNNNNNNNNNNNNNNNNNNNNNNNNNNNNNNNNNNNNNNNNNNNNNNNNNNNNNNNNNNNAATATCTTATTGTACTTAATTCAAAAACCAGGACTAGCCTTCTTGTAGAAACTCATTTTCATACTCTGTTTCCAGATCATGCTTATGGCGTAATTCTTCATCAGCCATCATTTGAAAAAATGTGTTTAACTTTTTATCTGAAACAAAGTGGTTAGCCAGATCCTGATACATGCGAGCTGTTTTCCCCTCTCTTTTGGCAGCCAGAATGACAATTTCCTGGGTGGTCATATTCTGCTTAAGCGTTGGCTCCATGAGATAATCAGTAACTTTCAAATCAGCAGGAGGAAGTTCCAGAAAGCTTTCAATTTCAAATTGGCGGAGTGCAACCTTGTGTTCAGTTTCCATGTCGACCAATTCTTGAAACTTCTGACGAGCACTTTCATCTGTGGCCTGATCCCTTGCCATGACATATAGATCAATGGCCTGTTGTTCCTGATCAATACACATTTCCAGTATCTCATCCATATTCATGGAGTTGATCTGTTCATTTAGGCTCATGTGACACTCCCAACTTTTTCTTTCAAATATTCACTAATAGCTGCGGCTGATTTTCGACCGGCACCCATAGCCAGGATTACTGTGGCACCACCACTAACAATATCTCCTCCAGCAAAGACCCCTTCCATGGAAGTGCGTCCATCATCATCGGCAACAATATTACCCCATTTATTGGTCTCAATTTCAGGGGTGGTCTGGGCAATCAGCGGATTTGATCCATTTCCAACAGCGATAACCACCATATCAACATCCATGGTGAATTCTGATCCCTCCATGGGAATCGGACGACGACGACCTGATTCATCAGGTTCACCCAGTTTCATTCGCAAGCATTTGGCCATCACCACATTGCCTTGCTCATCACCAATGAATTCGATGGGATTTACCAAGTTCAGAAATTGTACTCCCTCTTCTTTTGCATGATGGATCTCCTCGTTACGTGCCGGCATTTCCTCTTCAGAACGTCGGTAAACAATAGAGGCTTCATCGGCTCCGAGACGCTTGGCTGTTCTAACTGCATCCATGGCAGTATTGCCACCACCTACAATGATGGCATGCTTAGCCCGATAAAGCGGCGTATCCCATTCGGGGAATTCATACCCACGCATAAGATTTGAACGGGTCAAAAATTCATTGGCAGAATAGACGCCATTGAGATTCTCACCTGGAATATTCATAAACCGGGGTAAACCAGCTCCCAAGCCCAGGAAAACGGCATCATAGCCTTCGTCTGTCATCAATTCCTGGATGGTCATGGTGCGGCCAACAATGAAATTCTTGATAAACTTGACCCCCTTTGCCTCCAGATTGGCAACCTCTTCCCGCAAAATTGCTTTGGGTAAGCGAAATTCCGGAATGCCGTAGACCAATACTCCACCAAACTCATGCAGTGCTTCGAACACGGTGATATCATGACCTTCTTTGATCAAATCACTGGCCACTGCCAAACCGGCTGGTCCAGAACCAACGATCGCGACTTTTTGTCCACTGGGCTTGGGTTTCTCAATGGTTTTGGCTGAACCATTTCCATGCAGCATGGCATAATCTGCCACAAAACGTTCCAGACGACCAATGGCAACTGGCTCGAACCGTTTCCCCACTACGCAAACCTGTTCACACTGGGTCTCCTGAGGACAAACCCGGCCACAAACGGCTGGCAGGGAATTGTCTTCTTTGATTTTCTCAGCTGCACCCATAAAATCTTTGTTACAGATCAACTGAATGAAGTCAGGAATCTTAATATTTACCGGACACCCCTCCATGCAGGTGGGATTTTTACACTCGATACAGCGTTGTGCTTCTATTACAGCCTGTTCAGGTGTGAAGCCAAGATTCACTTCCAAAAAATTGGTGCTACGGAGTAAAGCATCCTGCTCCGGCATATCCTGACGAGGGATAGTCAGGCGTTCTTTAATTGGTACAGTATTGAATGATTGAGGTTTTTCACGTTTCATGATGAAACCTCCTCTGCCTGCTCAGTTTTGAGCTTTTTCATCTGTTTTTCAAGGAAGCACTTATGTGATTCTGCCTCCTGTTTTTTGTACATCTTCTGGCGCATGCCCAATTCCTTAAAATCTACTTGATGACCATCAAACTCCGGTCCATCCACACAGACAAAAACTGTTTTGCCACCAACGGTAGCCCGGCAGGCACCACACATTCCGGTTCCATCTACCATAATGGCATTCAGACTGACCATGGTAGGAATACCAATCTCTTTGGTCTGGTTAGAGACGGCGGCCATCATGGGCAGGGGACCAATGGCAACGATCATGTCAGGTTTGATGCCTTCATCCATGATATCCTGCAATACATCGGTGACCAAACCGTGGCGTCCGGCAGATCCATCATCAGTAGAGATACGGACTTCATCGACAAGTTCAGCCATTTGCGCTTCAGCGATAATCAGATCTTTGTTGCGGGCACCAATGATGGATATAACGCGATTCCCGGCAGCCTTTCCAGCAGCAGCAATTGGCAGCGCTTCAGCTGTTCCAACTCCACCACTGATACAGACCAGGGTACCCCAGTTCTCGATGTGAGTAGGCAGACCCAGCGGTCCTACCAAATCTTGTAAATGATCACCTGCTTCCAGGGTATTGAGGTGAGCACTGGTCTTTCCCAGCCCCTGTACGATGATATTGATCCAACCCGCTTTGATATCTGAGTCAGCAATAGTAATGGGAATACGTTCACCCTTATCATGAACCCTCAGCATCACAAATTGCCCTGCTTGACGTTTCTTAGCAATGAGGGGGGCTTCAATAATGAAACTTTTTACATTGGGAGCAATGAATTTGGCTTTTAATATTTTATACATGGGACTCTCCTGTTTTCAGGTCATTCACAAAGGCAAGCTCTATGCCATAAAGCCTGTAATAATTGGAGATGCAGGGTTAAGGGCAGTAGGCGGTTTATCTTCCCAGGGGTCGAAGACCCGAAGGATCCCTATTTGATGGCAATTCAACGCCCTAAAAGTATGATGGTCGGATCTATAGTTTATGTTTCAGATTCCAAGTATCAACATAGTATAACAGTTTAAAAGAGAGGCTGTTACTCTGATCCAGATCAGGTAAACCCTTCACATCCTCCAGATACGAGACTCCCGGATTATCACCGTAGGTAAAAATGGCGTTCTTCCAGGTAATATTCAATTCACTTCCCGGTGAAAAGCGCCAGGTCATGACTGCATCAATGGTAAATGCTCCGAACACAGTATTCAGATCCTCACTATACGAACTCGGGGATAAATTACCATCCTCAAGGAGATCAAAGAATTCCAGATATTCTACAGATGATCGGTAATAACGCATGCGAATGTCAGACTCAAGATTCCGACTGACAATGTAGCTGGAATAGAAACTATTCGTGATCGTCACCTGATCTCGTTTACCAAAAATTGGAGCACCTTCACTATCATAATCGGCAAACCCGTGGTCACTCTCATTCAAATGCATTTCAGCTTCATAACGCATGAGCCAACGATTATTCACACGCCAACGCGGAGTTATACCACCACCATGCCATTGGGCACCCCGTCGATTTCTGGTTGAGGCACCACCCCAGCCATTCATGGAGAAGGCCTTGTTATAATTCGATGAAAGCCAGGTATGAAAATTAAACCCTGTGGGAACAGTAAAATAGCGATCAGCAATTCGGGGCTCATCATAATTATGACCTTCTTTCGGCCTCAACGAGAGTCCACCACCCCAGGATAAATAGTTTTTAAAGCTTATATTGTAATGAGCATTGAAATCCAGACTGGAATATACACGGGGGTTGAAACGACTAGAATAATTGGCGCTTACCCTGATATTCGCACTATTAACCTTCCAGACCGGATCTAGAGTCCTAAGTGATATCCAACCATGTTGAGAATACTCATTAGGCTGGCGCAAGTATCCCATATCATTGGGGTTATAGAATTCACTCTCCACATTGTGCCCAAGACCATATTGTAAAGCTCCCAGACCTTCTGATATACCTAAATAGTATTTATAACCAGTGGATACACTATCGGCATAGATCAATTGATCATAGCCGCCATTGGCTTCCAATATCCATTTGGAATCAGCGGTCAATAATCGAGTTTCAAAGCCAATTACATTCGCATCCCGAAAATCATAATTGTTATCATCCCCGGAAAAACGTTGGACATTGGTATTGACAAGGCTGAAGTCGGATCCATTTTTAAGGTTCTTACCTACTATAACCAGATTATAGTTAGTCAAGGGATTCGTCACATATTCACGCTCATTGCCCACCGAATCTCTAATAACAGCATGAGTTTCGGCGGTGATGGCATTGAAAAAGCCCAATCCAATGCCATTGATGGTTTGTCCGGTTACTTTGGTGGCATTGATGAGTTGTGTTTCATCAGGATTGGAGATGATCTCATCACCTGAACCAAGCACATCATCACCATACACGTTCCAAAAACCTACCGGTCGGGACCCTACCCGACGGGAGTAGAATAGTCCAGCTTTATGAAGTAATTGAGTTCCTTCCGTAAAAAATGGGCGATGCTCATCGTAACGAATTTCAAAAGGGGTAAGATTCAGTTCCTGGTTGTCAGATTGAACCTGACCAAAATCCGGGATCAGGGTCATATCCAGGGTAAAACTCTCATTAATGCCATATTTCAGATCCATCCCTCCCCGATAGATACTGGAAAAGTTGCTTTTGCCTGATTCATCAAAGGGATAGTGTTCGATAGAAGCGGCTGCGTAGGGTGTGAACGAAAGACGCAGAGGTGTTTCGATATTCTCGATGCCATGTAATAGTCCGGACTGCTGGGCAAAGTTGTCCTGCGCTTTATCCAGAGCGGTCCAGGTATAGGCTTCCCTTTCTCTCGCCCGGTAACGCGCTATGTTGAGCCCCCAGGTTTGAATATCTTTTGAGGGAAAACGAATTTGACTAAAGGGGATTTCCATTTCCAGGAACCAACCCTGGGCGTGGATCGAAACATCACTGGTCCAGACCGGGTTCCAATTGTTATCAACATTATTAGGGCTGAACTTTCGATCGATTTGGATTCCAGAGGCAGTCACTGCGAAATTCAGCTCATTTGCACCGTCGTTGAAGGGACTTATCCAGAGCCCCAGCCAATCAGCTACCACATTGTCATCATCCCGTTTACCCAACTGGGTCAGGATCTCCATCGGTTCAGGATCATACATGATAGCCGCCACATAAAGAGCGACATCGTCATACAAAAACCTGAGTTCGGTCTTCACCGGAGCATGACCACCACTCTCTGGTTGAAAGCGGTAAAAATCTGTGGCTGGTTGACTTCCTTTCCAGACTTCATCATCTACAACACCATCAATAATTGGCGGGGATAAAGTCCTGTAGGCAAATACACTTTTTTGCTTAGTATCGGCAAAAGTGACCGATATCAACAACAGGCCTGGTAAAATTAATCGAGCAATATTCATAACAATAGTTTCTTTTTGGTTTTGGAAGAGTCGAGTCAGGATTTACCCAACCCGAGCTCTTTGAGTTTACGTGACAGATTAGATTGCTGCATGCCCAGACTTTTTGCTGTACGGCTTATATTGCCGGCATGTTGCCGTAATTGAGATTCAAGAAAACTTTCCTCAAACATGCGTTTGGCTTCAGTAAAGGGACGAGTCTCAGAAAATATTGTGGCATCCCCTGTAGTGGAGATGACCTGATTCAGGTGTGGTTTGACCTCTTGAATATCGATTTCCATGTTTGGGCTTAAGATATAGAGACGTTCGATCAAATTCCGTAATTCACGAATATTGCCGGGAAAGGGATATCCAACCAGCATATTCATGGCATCCCGGGAAAAGCGTTTCGGCTGCAGACTTAGTTCAGCAGCATAATGAGCCAAAAAATGGTTAATCAAGACCTTGATATCCCCTTCTCGTTCGCGCAGGGGTGGCAAATTTATGGGAACGACATTCAGACGATAGAACAGATCCTCACGAAAAAGTCCTGTTGACACCAATTCTTCCAGTGGTTTGTTGGTTGCTGCCAGAAGACGAATGTCTACAGACTGGGTTTGGGTTCCCCCAACCCGCTCAAATTTTCCATCTTCCAGAACTCTCAAAATCTTTGCCTGAGCAGAAAGGCTCATATCGCCGATCTCATCCAGGAAAAGGGTTCCGCCATTGGCCATCTCGATCTTGCCCTTTTTCTGACCCACAGCTCCAGTAAAGGCACCTTTTTCATGTCCAAAAAGCTCACTTTCTACCAGTTCTGATGGAATGGCAGCAGCATTGAATTTCACAAAAGCCTCATTGGCTCGTGAGCTGGCAGTGTGAATAGCGTGAGCAACCAACTCTTTTCCGGTACCACTCTCGCCCCGAATGAGGACTTTAGCTTGAGTGGGACCAACGCGTCGGGCTGTCTCTAGTACCAGTTCAATCTGGGGAGACGTTCCAATCATGCGATACTTAACTTTTTCGGTTTGCTGGATCAAAGTGGATCTTTTCAAAAGTGTTTGTTTCTCAGAGAGGTTTCTGATAGCCAACTTTACCCGAGCTAGTGACAATGGTTTTTCAAGGAAGTCATAGGCCCCGATGCGTAGAGCATCAACGGCAGTACCAACCGTGGCGTGTCCAGAGATCATAATCACATCCAGTTCTTCATTGATCTTCCGAATTGCTTTCAGAACTTCAATACCATCCATGCCTGGTAAGCGAACATCCAGTAAGACCAGATCAACACTTTGCTGTTTGAAAATAGCCAGACCGGCTTCACCACTCCCGGCATCCAATACGTGATGACCATCATCCTCAAGGATGTCGCGCAACGTGAGGCGAATGTTCTTTTCATCATCAATTATCAATATTTTGATCTTATGATCAGCCATAATTCTATCCTATCCGATTGAATGCATTTATGCTGTTTCTCGATTACAGGGAAGACTTATCTCAAACGTAGAGCCCTCGCCCGGGGAGCTATAGGCCTTGATGTTTCCACCATGTTGACGAATAATCCGTCTTACTATTGCCAATCCCAAACCGGTTCCCTTTTTCCTGGTGGTAAAATAGGGTTCAAATATTTTCACCAGATCTGCTTCAGAGATACCCTTGCCATGATCGGTTATCTGAATTAAGCAGATCTTTTCCCGGACTTTTGTCACCAGATTGATCTGCGGTTCACGAGGACAAGCCTGGATAGCATTCTGGATCAGATTGACCAGCACTTGCTTTATTTGCATGGCATCAGCATGAATCTCTTCCAGATTTTTATCCAGGTTCAATTCAATACTGGCCTCATCCGAATATTGCTCGCTGATATCTTTTATTTGCTGGTTAAGGTCGAAGTATTCAAACTGAGCTTCAGGCATTTTGGCAAATCCAGAGAAGGCAGTCACCAAAGCCTGGAGATTATCCACCTCTTCATTGATGACTCGCATGGATTTTTCCAGGACTTCAGGAAGATTTTCCGCCTTTTCATAGTGTTTTACTTCCAGGCGTTGAGCAGCCAACCGTATTGGAGTAAGTGGGTTTTTGATCTCATGTGCCATTGCCCTGGCCATTTCCTGCCATAGGGTCTGTTTTTCAGCTTCGATCAACAGTTCCCGGTTGTGGTTCAATTCCTCAACCATCGTGTTAAAAGCCACGATAAGATCGTTCAGGGGCGAATACCGGTTTTCTTTGATATGGATCTCAAAATCTCCACCTTGCAATTTCTCTGTAGCTGTAAGCAAACGTGCCAGTGGCCGGGTGATGGCCATAAATAGCAGCAAAAATATACTTCCGGTCAGAATTACCATGAGGATAACGATTCCTACTGAATAGCGTCTGATGTCACGGTTGTAAAAGTCTCCGGCGATCTCGATCTTATGCAAATCTCTGAGAATGCTCTCAACTTCACCATTGAACGGTGTTACCTGACTGGAGTCCATGATCGTATTATAATTCTTATACAATTCGTGAACCTTCTGTTTTGTTGAAAGTTCGGTGATCTGATCTTGATATGAACTCAGATTGCTAAGGAAAAATTCGCGCATTAAAAGTGCTGCGATCAAGGTGACCAGACTTACCAGTACGATTATTTGAAGTCTGAAAGAAGGCATGCCAAATCTCATAGAGCTAATTGTCTTTTCCTGAAAGGTTCTGAAACATGAACCGGTCTGATACGATTCCAAAAGGACATGAGGTTGATTTTTTTTGTAATACCCGGCATTTCCATCTCTTCCATAAATGCTGATATTCTTAAAAAATAAGACTGATTACCATCCATGACTCGCATCCTGCAGAACAAGGTTCTCTGGATCTTGACCCATTCCTCTTTCGCCAGTTCAAAATCACCGTAACGCATTTGCCGATCTTGCTCACTGCGATAAACCGTATATTCGTCTTCCAGCAGTGAGTAACGAAAGCGGTGTTCCCAATCTGCCATAGCCACTACTGAGTCGTTAGTAGTGCTCACCAGGTCTATTTCGAAGTGAATAATCACTAGATCCCCTGATCGCAGGAGTAGATCCAGATCAGGCGTGAAGCTTTCCATTAGTCTTCCGGAACAGAACAATCGATCCCCACTCACTTCCAAATGAACATCCTGAAAATAGGGTTCTGTCCCGACAACTGCTGTAAGAAGTAGTTGGGAAATGAAAAGGGCTCCGGCGCCCAGCTTATCAGCAAGAAACTGTAGCAAGGGCTGGTCTTTTCATTTTGTTGTTCTTTAGGTGCATCGTGAGTGTCATGTTCTGATGTCGCCTATTAAGGATCTGGATTATTCCAGGATCATGTTAATATATACTTTCCTTTGTCTTGAATTCAGTTCTAGCAAAAGACCGGAGATATATCATCTGTTCCACTATTAATAAAAAATCATGATGCCGCTATCATGTGATATCGGCATCATGATTTGCTCGTTTATTTTGATCTAGAATCCGAACCATAATCCGACTGAGATCGTACTGGCTTCCAGTGCTGTATTCGGGCTGCCTACCAATTCATAGGAGTCCTGTTCAATATTCACAGAGCTGTTACCCAGGGTAGTGTTCCAACCTTCGCTGAATGAATATCCGTAGAGATAACCGTATTCAGCCTTAAGACGCATCCAACTGGTTAGTTTGAGCATCAGGCTCGCTCTTGGATGAACAATTGCATAGTTCTTTGAAAAGTTTACCGTTGTGCTGTTGGTGTTAAGCAGTTCTGTTCCAAGATTTATCCATGAGAAATTACCATCATTCTGCGAAACCGCTAGATCGATTCCACCACCTCCAAGACCAACACCAGCGCCAATGGTTGCCCATGAAAAGGGTGCCAAACGTTTCTCAACTGTTAAGCCTCCAAAACCCATTCCAAAAGTGATCTTCCGGTCTACCTGGGTAGTTCCATCCATAACCGTTACCGTGTTTGAAAGACTGCCACCATTACCAAAGCCACCTAAGAACCAACCGTTGCCAACATAGCCTTGACCAGAGCCACCCCAAAGAACGATACCCTCATCCTTGAAGGGAGTAGATGAAAGACCAAGAGTAGTCATAAGATCACCAACATCTGTAAATTGATCCTGCACCAACATGGGGGTAAACCCACCACCACCGTAACCACGGGAATTACGACGTTTTTTCTCTTTCTTGTCTTCATCTACCAATGCTAATGCTTTTTCTTTTTTCACTGGTTTGGTAAAAGTAACCAAGGTGGAATCCAGGGCTTCATCACGGTAGAAAACGACTTGCACCTGATCACCAAAATGCTTGCTGCGAATCAAGCGTACTAAATGATCTTCATACAGTACTTTTGTACCATCAAAGTACATGATAATGTCATCTTCAATGATACCGGCTTTGTCAGCACTACCATTATTCACCGTTCCATTTACCAGGACACCATGTGCATAGGGATAACGCATTTTGTAGGCATCCTCAAAATCCATATTGTTTAAATAGACTCCGAGTTTGGGACGTGCATCATCTTCATCATTTTCAAAATTGATCTTAATCCCGGTTTCTATACCGACCTCCCCTAAAGCTTCCTGTACTTCTATGGCGACTTCATTGAGTTCCTGTTCAACTTCTTTCAATTCGGATAGCTGTCCCAGATTCACCGTGACCTCTGTGTGCTCGGCACCCTGTACAAATGCTGGTGTGGCAAATAAAACTATACTGGCCAAAACAATTAAAGCTCCGGCATTCGCAAACACGACGATTGCCCCTGAGATTGTACTCCAACTCGTTGGGTGTTCTGCTGTTCTAATCATTTTCTGGTTCCTTTCTGAACGATGGTTTTCCGTTTTCATTATTGTTGTCCAATTCATTTGCTCTTCACAAGGACAATTGCCATGCCATAATGCGTGAAAACCATGATAACATATTATTATATATTATTTTAGACCGTTATCATTCACACCCCAATGGGGATTTATCGGCCTAAGTTAGCATCAATTCGATATAGCGCCATATCAGAATGATATATTTCAATTATTTTATGCAAATGAACTAGGTTTATTTCCCGGCAGGAGTGGTTCGTTAAACCAGCGTGTAAACCAATCCAGAGAGTAGTTTGGCAAAGTCTTCTCGGACACGCCGCCCGGTCTCCATGACCTCAGCGTGGTTCAGTGGCTGAT from Candidatus Neomarinimicrobiota bacterium encodes the following:
- a CDS encoding histidine kinase N-terminal domain-containing protein, which translates into the protein MIIEKLISMLETQADSLSDSWIQLLKENENTGSYQQLDQESLTKYSHFVYQQLKMWLDWQKTSAEIAKIFWQVGLDRKSQAVPLSDIYYALVLARRNLFINILENLGEDDVPDLQELITFTSRITYFFDKIGYFVIKGYEGSKAPSTEDEAALENILSAFRAGASTNE
- a CDS encoding ferritin family protein, producing the protein MSLNEQINSMNMDEILEMCIDQEQQAIDLYVMARDQATDESARQKFQELVDMETEHKVALRQFEIESFLELPPADLKVTDYLMEPTLKQNMTTQEIVILAAKREGKTARMYQDLANHFVSDKKLNTFFQMMADEELRHKHDLETEYENEFLQEG
- the gltA gene encoding NADPH-dependent glutamate synthase is translated as MKREKPQSFNTVPIKERLTIPRQDMPEQDALLRSTNFLEVNLGFTPEQAVIEAQRCIECKNPTCMEGCPVNIKIPDFIQLICNKDFMGAAEKIKEDNSLPAVCGRVCPQETQCEQVCVVGKRFEPVAIGRLERFVADYAMLHGNGSAKTIEKPKPSGQKVAIVGSGPAGLAVASDLIKEGHDITVFEALHEFGGVLVYGIPEFRLPKAILREEVANLEAKGVKFIKNFIVGRTMTIQELMTDEGYDAVFLGLGAGLPRFMNIPGENLNGVYSANEFLTRSNLMRGYEFPEWDTPLYRAKHAIIVGGGNTAMDAVRTAKRLGADEASIVYRRSEEEMPARNEEIHHAKEEGVQFLNLVNPIEFIGDEQGNVVMAKCLRMKLGEPDESGRRRPIPMEGSEFTMDVDMVVIAVGNGSNPLIAQTTPEIETNKWGNIVADDDGRTSMEGVFAGGDIVSGGATVILAMGAGRKSAAAISEYLKEKVGSVT
- a CDS encoding sulfide/dihydroorotate dehydrogenase-like FAD/NAD-binding protein is translated as MYKILKAKFIAPNVKSFIIEAPLIAKKRQAGQFVMLRVHDKGERIPITIADSDIKAGWINIIVQGLGKTSAHLNTLEAGDHLQDLVGPLGLPTHIENWGTLVCISGGVGTAEALPIAAAGKAAGNRVISIIGARNKDLIIAEAQMAELVDEVRISTDDGSAGRHGLVTDVLQDIMDEGIKPDMIVAIGPLPMMAAVSNQTKEIGIPTMVSLNAIMVDGTGMCGACRATVGGKTVFVCVDGPEFDGHQVDFKELGMRQKMYKKQEAESHKCFLEKQMKKLKTEQAEEVSS
- a CDS encoding DUF5916 domain-containing protein; this translates as MNIARLILPGLLLISVTFADTKQKSVFAYRTLSPPIIDGVVDDEVWKGSQPATDFYRFQPESGGHAPVKTELRFLYDDVALYVAAIMYDPEPMEILTQLGKRDDDNVVADWLGLWISPFNDGANELNFAVTASGIQIDRKFSPNNVDNNWNPVWTSDVSIHAQGWFLEMEIPFSQIRFPSKDIQTWGLNIARYRAREREAYTWTALDKAQDNFAQQSGLLHGIENIETPLRLSFTPYAAASIEHYPFDESGKSNFSSIYRGGMDLKYGINESFTLDMTLIPDFGQVQSDNQELNLTPFEIRYDEHRPFFTEGTQLLHKAGLFYSRRVGSRPVGFWNVYGDDVLGSGDEIISNPDETQLINATKVTGQTINGIGLGFFNAITAETHAVIRDSVGNEREYVTNPLTNYNLVIVGKNLKNGSDFSLVNTNVQRFSGDDNNYDFRDANVIGFETRLLTADSKWILEANGGYDQLIYADSVSTGYKYYLGISEGLGALQYGLGHNVESEFYNPNDMGYLRQPNEYSQHGWISLRTLDPVWKVNSANIRVSANYSSRFNPRVYSSLDFNAHYNISFKNYLSWGGGLSLRPKEGHNYDEPRIADRYFTVPTGFNFHTWLSSNYNKAFSMNGWGGASTRNRRGAQWHGGGITPRWRVNNRWLMRYEAEMHLNESDHGFADYDSEGAPIFGKRDQVTITNSFYSSYIVSRNLESDIRMRYYRSSVEYLEFFDLLEDGNLSPSSYSEDLNTVFGAFTIDAVMTWRFSPGSELNITWKNAIFTYGDNPGVSYLEDVKGLPDLDQSNSLSFKLLYYVDTWNLKHKL
- a CDS encoding sigma-54 dependent transcriptional regulator gives rise to the protein MADHKIKILIIDDEKNIRLTLRDILEDDGHHVLDAGSGEAGLAIFKQQSVDLVLLDVRLPGMDGIEVLKAIRKINEELDVIMISGHATVGTAVDALRIGAYDFLEKPLSLARVKLAIRNLSEKQTLLKRSTLIQQTEKVKYRMIGTSPQIELVLETARRVGPTQAKVLIRGESGTGKELVAHAIHTASSRANEAFVKFNAAAIPSELVESELFGHEKGAFTGAVGQKKGKIEMANGGTLFLDEIGDMSLSAQAKILRVLEDGKFERVGGTQTQSVDIRLLAATNKPLEELVSTGLFREDLFYRLNVVPINLPPLREREGDIKVLINHFLAHYAAELSLQPKRFSRDAMNMLVGYPFPGNIRELRNLIERLYILSPNMEIDIQEVKPHLNQVISTTGDATIFSETRPFTEAKRMFEESFLESQLRQHAGNISRTAKSLGMQQSNLSRKLKELGLGKS
- a CDS encoding HAMP domain-containing sensor histidine kinase produces the protein MPSFRLQIIVLVSLVTLIAALLMREFFLSNLSSYQDQITELSTKQKVHELYKNYNTIMDSSQVTPFNGEVESILRDLHKIEIAGDFYNRDIRRYSVGIVILMVILTGSIFLLLFMAITRPLARLLTATEKLQGGDFEIHIKENRYSPLNDLIVAFNTMVEELNHNRELLIEAEKQTLWQEMARAMAHEIKNPLTPIRLAAQRLEVKHYEKAENLPEVLEKSMRVINEEVDNLQALVTAFSGFAKMPEAQFEYFDLNQQIKDISEQYSDEASIELNLDKNLEEIHADAMQIKQVLVNLIQNAIQACPREPQINLVTKVREKICLIQITDHGKGISEADLVKIFEPYFTTRKKGTGLGLAIVRRIIRQHGGNIKAYSSPGEGSTFEISLPCNRETA
- a CDS encoding DUF4390 domain-containing protein, with amino-acid sequence MLQFLADKLGAGALFISQLLLTAVVGTEPYFQDVHLEVSGDRLFCSGRLMESFTPDLDLLLRSGDLVIIHFEIDLVSTTNDSVVAMADWEHRFRYSLLEDEYTVYRSEQDRQMRYGDFELAKEEWVKIQRTLFCRMRVMDGNQSYFLRISAFMEEMEMPGITKKINLMSFWNRIRPVHVSEPFRKRQLAL
- a CDS encoding PDZ domain-containing protein, whose amino-acid sequence is MIRTAEHPTSWSTISGAIVVFANAGALIVLASIVLFATPAFVQGAEHTEVTVNLGQLSELKEVEQELNEVAIEVQEALGEVGIETGIKINFENDEDDARPKLGVYLNNMDFEDAYKMRYPYAHGVLVNGTVNNGSADKAGIIEDDIIMYFDGTKVLYEDHLVRLIRSKHFGDQVQVVFYRDEALDSTLVTFTKPVKKEKALALVDEDKKEKKRRNSRGYGGGGFTPMLVQDQFTDVGDLMTTLGLSSTPFKDEGIVLWGGSGQGYVGNGWFLGGFGNGGSLSNTVTVMDGTTQVDRKITFGMGFGGLTVEKRLAPFSWATIGAGVGLGGGGIDLAVSQNDGNFSWINLGTELLNTNSTTVNFSKNYAIVHPRASLMLKLTSWMRLKAEYGYLYGYSFSEGWNTTLGNSSVNIEQDSYELVGSPNTALEASTISVGLWFGF